A section of the Oryzias latipes chromosome 10, ASM223467v1 genome encodes:
- the LOC101158034 gene encoding melanin-concentrating hormone receptor 2-like codes for MDPIMNDTGIFCTDNQTNNFTDHSCLNPTSPPYSPIDITTFMHIFPSIYGILCTVGVVANGLVIYAVAACKKKMVSDIYVLNLAIADMLFLLVMPFNIHQLVRDRQWVFGNFMCKAVVVVDVSTQFTTVGIVTVLCIDRYIAIVHPSSEKRTVHWTILINMLVWLGSFLLTIPVMIYAKVVRRQHLEVCIMDLDGPEDMYWYTLYQSILGFIIPLFIISTFYSLTLYHVFRSIRRVKRKQSVWAKRATKMVLMVIAVFLICWSPYHVIQVINLSNNSPTIAFVYAYNISICLSYSHSCINPLMLLIFAQNYRERLCRRNALNSSQHTSKVTVVKTDGTSTSNDPNYRITVI; via the exons ATGGATCCCATCATGAATGACACGGGAATATTTTGCACAGAcaaccaaacaaacaattttactGATCATTCGTGCTTAAACCCAACTTCTCCACCCTACAGCCCCATCGACATCACCACCTTCATGCATATTTTCCCATCGATTTACGGAATCCTGTGCACTGTGGGAGTTGTTGCCAACGGGCTGGTTATTTACGCAGTGGCGGCATGCAAGAAGAAAATGGTCTCGGACATCTACGTGCTGAACTTGGCCATAGCCGACATGCTGTTCCTGCTTGTGATGCCCTTCAACATCCACCAGCTGGTCAGGGACAGGCAGTGGGTGTTCGGAAACTTTATGTGTAAAGCGGTGGTCGTGGTGGATGTCAGCACGCAGTTCACCACAGTGGGGATTGTGACAGTGCTGTGCATTGACCG ATACATAGCTATTGTTCATCCGAGCTCAGAGAAGAGGACCGTCCACTGGACCATCCTCATCAACATGTTGGTGTGGCTGGGCAGCTTCCTCCTCACCATTCCTGTCATGATATACGCCAAGGTGGTTCGCAGGCAGCACCTGGAGGTGTGCATAATGGACCTGGACGGGCCGGAGGACATGTACTGGTACACGCTCTACCAGTCTATCCTCGGCTTCATCATCCCTCTCTTTATCATCAGCACCTTTTACTCGCTAACCCTCTATCACGTTTTCCGGTCCATCCGGCGAGTCAAGCGAAAGCAGTCTGTGTGGGCGAAACGAGCCACTAAGATGGTCCTCATGGTTATCGCCGTGTTTCTGATCTGCTGGTCCCCCTACCATGTCATCCAGGTGATAAACCTGAGCAACAACTCCCCGACCATCGCGTTCGTGTACGCGTACAACATCAGCATTTGCCTCAGCTACTCCCACAGCTGCATCAACCCGCTCATGCTGCTCATCTTTGCCCAGAACTACCGCGAACGCCTGTGCCGCCGAAATGCGCTGAACAGCTCCCAGCACACATCGAAGGTCACTGTGGTCAAAACGGACGGCACCAGCACGTCGAATGACCCCAACTATCGCATAACTGTGATCTAA